A window from Scyliorhinus canicula chromosome 19, sScyCan1.1, whole genome shotgun sequence encodes these proteins:
- the LOC119953940 gene encoding ADP-ribosylation factor 2-like — protein MGAFFSNLFGKKEMRILMVGLDAAGKTTILYKLKLGEIVTTIPTIGFNVETVEYKKISFTVWDVGGQDKIRSLWRHYFQNTQGLIFVVDSNDRERVNEARDELNRMLSEDELKDAVLLVYANKQDLPNAMNVAEITDKLNLHQLYQRTWNVQATCATSGDGLYEGLNWLASQLGKHK, from the exons ATGGGGGCCTTTTTTAGCAATTTATTTGGAAAGAAGGAGATGCGCATTCTTATGGTGGGACTGGATGCAGCAGGCAAAACTACAATTCTATATAAACTCAAACTTGGGGAAATTGTAACAACTATCCCCACTATTG GTTTTAATGTGGAAACAGTAGAATACAAGAAGATAAGTTTCACAGTGTGGGATGTGGGCGGTCAAGATAAAATTAGATCCCTCTGGCGGCACTACTTCCAGAACACACAAG GCCTAATATTCGTTGTCGACAGCAATGATCGAGAGCGtgtcaatgaggcaagggatgagTTGAATCGAATGCTCTCCGAAGACGAGCTGAAAGATGCAGTGTTATTAGTTTACGCAAATAAGCAG GATTTGCCCAATGCGATGAATGTTGCAGAAATCACGGATAAACTGAACCTGCACCAACTCTACCAAAGAACTTGGAACGTCCAGGCAACCTGTGCTACCAGTGGCGATGGTCTTTATGAAGGCCTGAATTGGCTGGCTAGTCAACTTGGAAAACATAAATGA